The Gemmatimonadaceae bacterium genome contains a region encoding:
- a CDS encoding TetR family transcriptional regulator, with product MTEKRARPRPRALPVAAASPSDSAHASAAVAPDSDDAYRKRPRQSRGQKRVELLLDAAAEVIAESGIAAATAEAIALKARTAKGSLYQFFPNRDAVLAALALRYADEMRAIHERAFPMDPHGMALERLIDRIVRPLAEFHDRNPAFRRVFATNEGPADDTRSAPVRLRAQLFDSFVDRLDVLFAARNPALPAKDRRRAALISASVGQAVLARRSRAAAAEKKPLLDELKRLLVAYLTPLFDAPGRSVRKVVSRDR from the coding sequence ATGACCGAGAAACGCGCCCGACCACGTCCCCGCGCCCTGCCAGTCGCGGCGGCAAGTCCCTCCGACTCGGCGCACGCATCGGCCGCGGTGGCACCCGACTCGGACGACGCGTACCGCAAACGCCCTCGGCAATCGCGCGGACAGAAGCGTGTGGAGCTGCTGCTCGACGCCGCGGCCGAGGTCATCGCTGAATCCGGCATCGCCGCTGCTACGGCCGAGGCCATCGCGCTCAAGGCACGCACCGCGAAGGGGTCCCTGTATCAGTTCTTCCCCAATCGCGACGCGGTGCTGGCCGCGCTCGCCTTGCGCTACGCGGATGAAATGCGCGCCATCCACGAGCGCGCGTTTCCCATGGACCCGCATGGTATGGCGCTGGAGCGACTCATCGATCGCATCGTCCGTCCACTCGCCGAATTTCACGATCGCAATCCGGCATTCCGCCGTGTGTTCGCCACCAACGAAGGGCCAGCCGACGATACGCGCTCGGCCCCGGTGCGCTTGCGCGCCCAGCTGTTCGACTCGTTCGTCGACCGTCTGGACGTGCTGTTCGCCGCCCGCAATCCCGCGTTGCCCGCCAAAGATCGCCGTCGCGCCGCGCTCATCAGCGCCTCGGTGGGGCAGGCCGTGCTGGCCCGCCGCAGTCGCGCCGCGGCGGCCGAGAAGAAGCCGTTGCTGGACGAACTCAAGCGCCTGCTGGTGGCGTATCTGACGCCACTGTTCGATGCGCCAGGTCGATCTGTACGAAAGGTGGTGTCGCGAGATCGGTGA
- a CDS encoding DUF4173 domain-containing protein produces the protein MHSERDVSGPVPGVVEGGLTLLWTAAAAVAAFGTWVMFDALPGINWLLWTGAAAAGLAALARQRGVGGGTVVLTGAAATVIAGAAAVTASPVLHVLICGSVIVLLAMQMRLAANPSVHRISAQFAVTAPLLAFASALAHAIRRAIEATELIQSPRARARVRGLAITTPILIVFALLLAEADPTFASWRDGVFTLLNWDVVPRVVFFTALLGLVVGAYGYASREAHHDSTPTPGNASPTWLGTVVASATVVLIIVSERYGQHGTRERFLRMLTFALITAVLLLLGSAFRRVLLYEAAYGYTTARLYAQAYMTAVAGGLLWLSVEVAGELDAGRLFRRAASVAMLLFVALSYWNHEAWIAKRNIDRFATSGKLDVAYLANELSPDAIPAIAERLPLLPEPMRSELRRAVQKRYAPRREMTEGRWYEWNLGRVRGKAVFRTVFVIAADD, from the coding sequence ATGCACTCCGAGCGCGACGTCTCAGGCCCGGTCCCGGGCGTAGTGGAGGGAGGCCTGACGCTCCTCTGGACAGCGGCGGCGGCTGTGGCCGCCTTCGGCACCTGGGTGATGTTCGACGCCTTGCCCGGCATCAATTGGTTGCTTTGGACCGGCGCGGCGGCGGCGGGGCTTGCCGCCCTGGCCCGGCAACGGGGCGTCGGTGGGGGGACCGTGGTGCTCACCGGCGCCGCCGCCACCGTCATTGCCGGCGCGGCGGCCGTCACCGCCAGTCCAGTACTGCACGTCCTGATCTGCGGTTCGGTCATCGTGTTGCTGGCGATGCAGATGCGACTGGCCGCCAATCCGTCAGTCCATCGCATTTCCGCACAGTTTGCGGTGACGGCGCCGCTCCTGGCATTCGCCAGCGCATTGGCGCACGCCATTCGCCGCGCCATCGAGGCCACCGAACTCATTCAGTCACCGCGCGCGCGGGCACGGGTGCGCGGCCTCGCTATCACGACGCCGATTCTCATCGTCTTCGCCCTGCTGCTCGCCGAAGCGGATCCCACCTTCGCGTCGTGGCGAGACGGGGTCTTCACCCTCTTGAACTGGGACGTCGTGCCGCGCGTGGTGTTTTTCACAGCGCTGCTCGGACTCGTGGTCGGTGCGTACGGATACGCGTCACGAGAAGCGCACCACGACTCGACGCCAACACCCGGGAACGCTTCGCCGACGTGGCTCGGAACCGTCGTCGCATCGGCGACTGTCGTGCTCATTATTGTTTCGGAGCGTTACGGCCAGCACGGTACGCGCGAACGGTTCCTGCGCATGCTCACCTTTGCGCTCATCACGGCAGTGCTGCTGCTGCTCGGGTCGGCCTTTCGTCGCGTGCTGCTGTACGAAGCCGCCTACGGATACACCACCGCGCGGCTGTATGCCCAGGCCTACATGACGGCGGTTGCCGGCGGTCTCCTCTGGCTTTCAGTCGAAGTGGCGGGTGAACTCGATGCGGGCCGACTCTTCCGTCGTGCCGCCTCGGTGGCGATGCTGTTGTTCGTGGCGCTCAGCTACTGGAACCACGAGGCGTGGATCGCGAAACGCAACATCGACCGTTTCGCGACGTCGGGGAAGCTCGATGTGGCCTACCTCGCCAATGAACTGTCGCCTGATGCCATTCCTGCCATCGCCGAGAGACTTCCTTTGCTGCCGGAGCCAATGCGTTCCGAACTCCGCCGTGCGGTGCAGAAGCGTTACGCGCCACGGCGAGAGATGACCGAGGGACGATGGTATGAATGGAATCTCGGTCGGGTGAGGGGCAAAGCGGTGTTCAGGACCGTCTTCGTGATCGCGGCCGACGACTAG
- a CDS encoding diacylglycerol kinase family lipid kinase: protein MPALAAAHLSGPIHLLVNPAAGNGRARHQTDRAYAALRTIGPVKVVESTRPRDETRLATEAVHANAKALVVLGGDGSVTHAARGLIATHSHTPLAIFAAGTGNDFAKSLHIPAHDYLAMARLIASGTSRLIDAAEIDGVPFVNAAGFGFDVDVLQRTKDPRRRPRMLRGTTLYVVTALQQLFRYRGFSASVSALHHGASRDWLTVVFANGQWFGGAFRIAPDALLNNGMLDVIGIANAPAATRAMLFARAPRGAHITHHAVSTARAAEFTLTSLDALHFQADGEPHHASSRTVRIRSLPNALRVIAP, encoded by the coding sequence ATGCCCGCCCTCGCTGCTGCACACCTCTCCGGCCCCATCCACCTGCTGGTCAACCCGGCCGCCGGCAACGGTCGCGCACGGCATCAAACAGATCGCGCGTACGCCGCCCTCCGCACCATCGGACCCGTCAAAGTCGTCGAATCCACGCGCCCGCGCGACGAAACCCGCCTGGCCACCGAAGCCGTGCACGCGAATGCGAAAGCGCTGGTGGTCCTGGGCGGCGACGGCTCCGTCACCCACGCCGCTCGCGGACTCATTGCCACGCACTCGCATACCCCGCTGGCCATCTTCGCCGCCGGCACGGGCAATGATTTTGCCAAGTCGCTGCACATTCCCGCGCACGACTATCTGGCCATGGCCCGTCTCATTGCCAGCGGCACCTCGCGCCTCATTGACGCCGCCGAAATTGACGGCGTGCCGTTTGTGAACGCCGCCGGGTTTGGCTTTGATGTCGATGTGCTGCAGCGCACCAAAGATCCGCGTCGCCGACCGCGCATGCTGCGCGGCACCACACTGTATGTAGTCACCGCACTGCAACAGCTCTTTCGTTATCGCGGATTCTCCGCCAGTGTCAGTGCCCTGCATCACGGCGCATCGCGCGACTGGCTGACGGTGGTCTTTGCGAATGGCCAGTGGTTCGGGGGCGCCTTTCGTATCGCACCAGACGCGCTACTGAACAACGGTATGCTCGATGTGATAGGGATTGCAAATGCACCCGCTGCCACCCGGGCCATGCTCTTCGCCCGCGCCCCCCGTGGCGCCCACATCACACACCACGCGGTGAGCACCGCGCGCGCCGCTGAATTCACCCTGACATCGCTCGACGCATTGCATTTCCAGGCCGATGGCGAACCGCATCACGCCAGCAGTCGCACGGTACGCATCCGGAGCCTGCCGAACGCACTGCGCGTGATCGCGCCGTAA
- a CDS encoding VOC family protein: MIPKNTICLWFNNDAHEAARFYAATFPDSTVTAVHTAPSDYPGGKQGDELTVEFTVLGIPCLGLNGGPVFPHSEAFSFQIATDNQEETDRYWNAIVDNGGTESSCGWCKDRWGLNWQITPRVLIEAMAAGGAEAKRAFDAMMPMKKIDVATIEAARRRE; the protein is encoded by the coding sequence ATGATTCCAAAGAACACCATCTGTCTCTGGTTCAACAACGACGCCCACGAAGCCGCGCGCTTCTACGCCGCCACGTTTCCGGATAGCACGGTGACCGCGGTGCACACGGCACCCAGTGACTACCCGGGCGGCAAGCAAGGCGATGAACTGACGGTGGAATTCACCGTGCTGGGCATTCCCTGCCTTGGTCTCAACGGTGGGCCCGTGTTCCCGCACAGTGAGGCGTTTTCCTTCCAGATTGCCACCGACAATCAGGAAGAAACGGACCGATACTGGAACGCCATCGTGGACAATGGCGGCACGGAAAGTTCGTGCGGGTGGTGCAAGGACCGTTGGGGTCTCAACTGGCAGATTACGCCGCGCGTGCTGATCGAGGCGATGGCGGCGGGCGGCGCCGAGGCCAAGCGGGCGTTCGATGCGATGATGCCAATGAAGAAGATTGACGTCGCAACTATCGAGGCTGCGCGACGACGGGAGTAG
- a CDS encoding redoxin domain-containing protein, whose protein sequence is MSITSRVRVALQLVACVPALAVAQALKVGDLAPDFTVTTVTAAGTDTKPFRLSEHRGETVVLAFFPKARTSGCTTQMEAYRDQYADLFQGGKKVMLLGVSTDNESSLTKWAQDDHFPFHFAADGNKAVGKAYGASSILWHKRHLYVIDPSGKITYIATPFRQMSDDAYGELGKAIALASDGK, encoded by the coding sequence GTGTCCATCACATCGAGGGTGCGAGTCGCCCTCCAGTTGGTCGCCTGCGTACCGGCACTCGCCGTGGCGCAGGCGCTCAAGGTAGGAGACCTCGCGCCCGACTTCACCGTCACCACGGTCACGGCGGCCGGCACCGACACCAAACCGTTCCGACTATCCGAGCACCGCGGAGAAACCGTTGTGCTGGCCTTCTTTCCCAAAGCGCGAACATCGGGCTGCACCACTCAGATGGAAGCGTATCGCGACCAGTATGCCGACCTCTTTCAGGGTGGAAAGAAGGTGATGCTGCTGGGCGTCAGCACCGACAACGAGAGTTCGCTCACCAAATGGGCACAGGACGACCATTTCCCGTTTCACTTTGCGGCCGATGGCAACAAGGCGGTCGGCAAAGCCTACGGTGCCAGCAGCATCCTGTGGCATAAGCGGCACCTCTACGTCATCGATCCATCTGGCAAGATTACCTACATCGCGACGCCCTTCCGGCAGATGTCGGACGATGCCTACGGTGAACTTGGCAAGGCGATAGCGCTTGCGAGCGACGGGAAGTAG
- a CDS encoding redoxin domain-containing protein, with protein MSVFTRIVRKPLAAVSTLVALSAIALATAGAQAAPAAPAANALKVGDMAPDFTVTTVTSAGVESRKFKLSEHRGETVVLAFFPKARTSGCTTQMEAYRDQYAQVFMGGKKVSLIGVSIDSDTALISWAQDAKFPFRFGSDVDAAVGTAYGANNAPGRGHKRHLYVIDPKGKIAYINTPFLQMSADAYSTLGTAIAQAGNAK; from the coding sequence ATGTCCGTTTTCACACGTATCGTGCGAAAGCCGCTTGCTGCCGTGTCCACGCTCGTCGCGTTGTCCGCCATCGCCCTCGCCACGGCGGGCGCGCAGGCCGCTCCGGCTGCACCTGCGGCCAACGCACTCAAGGTTGGCGACATGGCGCCTGACTTCACGGTCACCACGGTCACGTCGGCGGGTGTGGAGTCCAGGAAGTTCAAGCTCTCCGAACACCGCGGTGAAACGGTCGTGCTGGCCTTCTTCCCCAAGGCCCGCACCAGCGGCTGCACCACACAGATGGAAGCCTATCGCGACCAGTATGCGCAGGTGTTCATGGGCGGCAAGAAGGTCTCGCTCATTGGCGTCAGCATCGATTCCGACACCGCGCTCATCTCGTGGGCACAGGATGCCAAGTTCCCGTTCCGCTTTGGCTCCGACGTGGATGCCGCCGTGGGCACCGCGTACGGCGCCAACAACGCGCCGGGTCGCGGACACAAGCGCCATCTGTACGTGATCGACCCCAAGGGCAAGATCGCCTACATCAACACGCCGTTCCTGCAGATGTCCGCCGACGCGTACTCCACGCTGGGCACCGCCATCGCACAGGCCGGCAACGCGAAATAG
- a CDS encoding carbon-nitrogen hydrolase, giving the protein MSSTNAVTVGLIQDTATNDLAANLARAVHRVREAAAQGAQIICLQELFNAPYFCKIIRPDRFDIAEPVDGLVVTTMQAMAKQLGVVIVVPYYEKQAPGLYRNSATVIDADGAILGTYRKMHIPHDPLFEEKYYFAPGDVAPDQRGDTHPGTSGFRVWRTKFADIGVLICWDQWYPEAARITSLLGAQILFYPTAIGWHPAEKAAFGTAQVDAWRTAQRAHAIANGVFVAAANRVGFEAEAGTDGLEFFGQSFVCDPFGRYLVEAGTDPAILTARCDLSLIEETRRNWPFLRDRRVDAYGPITQRWLGGS; this is encoded by the coding sequence ATGTCATCCACCAATGCGGTCACGGTCGGTCTCATCCAGGACACGGCCACCAACGACCTCGCTGCCAATCTGGCGCGCGCCGTGCACCGCGTGCGCGAGGCCGCCGCGCAGGGCGCGCAGATTATCTGCCTGCAGGAGCTCTTCAACGCGCCCTACTTCTGCAAGATCATCCGCCCCGATCGGTTCGACATCGCTGAACCTGTTGATGGGCTGGTGGTCACCACCATGCAGGCCATGGCGAAGCAGTTGGGCGTGGTCATCGTCGTGCCGTACTACGAGAAGCAGGCGCCAGGGCTTTATCGCAATTCGGCCACCGTCATCGATGCCGACGGCGCAATCCTGGGCACGTATCGCAAGATGCACATTCCGCATGATCCGCTGTTCGAGGAGAAGTACTACTTCGCGCCCGGTGACGTAGCGCCCGATCAGCGTGGCGACACGCATCCCGGCACCAGCGGATTCCGTGTGTGGCGCACGAAGTTTGCCGACATCGGCGTGCTCATCTGCTGGGATCAATGGTATCCCGAAGCCGCCCGCATCACGTCGCTGCTGGGGGCGCAGATTCTGTTCTATCCCACGGCCATTGGCTGGCATCCCGCCGAAAAGGCCGCGTTCGGCACCGCGCAGGTCGACGCGTGGCGCACGGCGCAGCGCGCGCACGCCATCGCCAACGGCGTGTTTGTCGCCGCCGCCAATCGGGTGGGCTTTGAAGCCGAGGCAGGCACCGACGGTCTTGAGTTCTTCGGGCAGTCGTTTGTCTGCGATCCCTTCGGACGCTACCTCGTCGAGGCCGGCACCGATCCCGCCATTCTCACCGCACGCTGCGACCTGTCGCTCATTGAGGAGACGCGCCGCAACTGGCCGTTCCTGCGCGATCGTCGCGTGGACGCGTACGGCCCCATCACCCAGCGTTGGCTGGGCGGTTCGTGA
- a CDS encoding DUF4147 domain-containing protein, with protein MPDPTHASPSRAFATALYKAAVEGAAPFPRTRDAVRAWMAVHPTAIASGTRLHVIALGKAASAMTAGAADALFERDISITSGVVVTSHQPAISELGPRGTLPWAVEVHIGDHPVPGPASLNAADAIDDAVRNVEPNDVVFVLVSGGTTSLAAAPTAALSQRVGDAGRAQAHIANLAQTLLESGLAIHEMNAIRRRVLRWGAGRLAVALHARGAAHIAVFAISDVIGDAPEVIGSGPCSPEPLDDTTFFALVDAHDLRSSLERDMAQFLGVQGGDAPPLVPPVNHPAFAAVSYQYVARNRDAVESLANAARTAGAQHVTIEDMPLEGDAAELGEAIARRALHMAATLPRHERAVWVTGGEPVVHLRQMVDRALTEDEADGTPDEPMKGGRMQALALSAAMRLEERARDVDDFAWRITLLAAGTDGRDGPTDAAGAIVDCGTPLNARRRGRRRPDRDLVTGRSWFSLDAAGDLLRTGPTGTNVMDVVAVVVDSR; from the coding sequence ATGCCCGATCCGACTCATGCCTCGCCATCCCGCGCCTTCGCCACCGCGCTCTACAAAGCGGCGGTCGAGGGCGCGGCCCCGTTTCCCCGCACCCGTGATGCGGTGCGCGCGTGGATGGCAGTGCATCCCACCGCGATCGCGTCCGGCACCCGCCTGCACGTCATCGCCCTCGGTAAAGCCGCCTCCGCCATGACGGCGGGTGCGGCCGATGCCCTGTTCGAGCGCGACATCTCCATCACCTCCGGCGTCGTCGTCACGTCGCACCAGCCGGCCATCAGTGAGCTGGGACCGCGCGGCACGCTCCCCTGGGCTGTCGAAGTCCATATCGGCGATCACCCCGTGCCCGGCCCCGCGTCGCTCAACGCCGCCGACGCCATCGATGATGCCGTGCGCAACGTCGAGCCCAACGACGTGGTGTTCGTGCTGGTGTCGGGCGGCACCACATCACTGGCCGCCGCACCGACGGCCGCCCTCTCGCAGCGCGTGGGAGATGCGGGACGTGCCCAGGCCCACATCGCCAACCTCGCCCAGACACTGCTGGAATCGGGACTCGCGATTCACGAGATGAACGCGATTCGTCGACGCGTCTTGCGCTGGGGGGCCGGTCGACTGGCCGTGGCGCTGCACGCACGCGGCGCGGCGCACATTGCGGTGTTCGCCATTTCCGATGTCATTGGCGACGCGCCCGAAGTGATTGGCTCGGGCCCCTGCTCGCCCGAACCGCTCGACGACACGACGTTTTTCGCGCTGGTGGACGCGCACGACCTGCGCAGCAGTCTCGAACGTGACATGGCGCAATTCCTGGGCGTGCAAGGCGGCGATGCGCCGCCATTGGTGCCGCCCGTGAATCATCCCGCGTTTGCCGCGGTGTCGTACCAGTACGTGGCGCGAAATCGTGACGCCGTCGAGTCGCTGGCCAACGCGGCACGCACGGCAGGGGCGCAACACGTCACCATTGAAGACATGCCGCTGGAAGGCGACGCGGCCGAACTGGGTGAGGCCATTGCCCGTCGCGCATTGCACATGGCCGCCACACTGCCGCGACACGAACGCGCGGTGTGGGTTACCGGTGGCGAACCGGTGGTGCACTTGCGTCAGATGGTCGATCGCGCGCTGACCGAAGACGAAGCCGATGGCACACCCGACGAACCCATGAAAGGTGGACGCATGCAGGCGTTGGCCCTGTCCGCCGCCATGCGCCTTGAGGAACGCGCGCGCGATGTCGACGATTTTGCCTGGCGCATTACCCTGCTGGCCGCCGGCACCGACGGTCGCGATGGACCAACCGATGCGGCCGGCGCGATTGTCGATTGTGGAACGCCACTCAATGCGCGGCGACGGGGGAGACGTCGTCCCGATCGCGACCTGGTAACAGGGCGGTCGTGGTTTTCGCTGGATGCCGCGGGCGACCTGCTGCGCACGGGCCCTACCGGCACCAATGTGATGGACGTGGTGGCCGTGGTAGTTGACTCTCGATGA